From the Opitutus sp. ER46 genome, one window contains:
- the dapB gene encoding 4-hydroxy-tetrahydrodipicolinate reductase: MSPTLLINGAKGRMGHALLQAAQEFNLTVAATADAGDDLAAAMDRADVTVDFSSHLATRQLLELAIAERKPVVIGTTGHAPEAKAQLLKLAAQVPCVWAGNYSVGVNLLFALTRRATAVLGATYDAEVVEMHHRFKKDAPSGTAARLLEIILEERKLGAEALRHGRNGITGERTSAEVGIHSLRGGDVVGDHTVIFAALGERLELTHKASDRAIFAQGALRAARWIVNQPAGVYDMQDVLGLK; encoded by the coding sequence ATGTCCCCCACTCTGCTGATCAACGGCGCCAAGGGCCGGATGGGCCACGCGCTGCTCCAGGCCGCGCAGGAGTTCAACCTGACGGTGGCCGCGACTGCTGATGCCGGCGATGACCTCGCCGCGGCGATGGACCGCGCCGACGTCACGGTGGACTTCAGTTCGCATCTGGCGACGCGCCAGCTCCTCGAGCTGGCCATCGCCGAGCGGAAGCCGGTCGTCATCGGCACCACCGGCCATGCGCCGGAGGCCAAGGCGCAGCTGCTCAAGCTGGCCGCGCAGGTCCCCTGCGTGTGGGCCGGTAATTACTCCGTCGGTGTGAATCTGCTCTTCGCGCTCACGCGCCGGGCGACAGCCGTGCTGGGGGCGACGTATGACGCGGAGGTCGTCGAGATGCACCACCGCTTCAAAAAGGACGCGCCGAGCGGCACCGCCGCCCGCCTGCTCGAGATCATCCTCGAGGAACGCAAGCTGGGGGCGGAAGCGCTGCGCCACGGCCGCAACGGCATCACAGGCGAGCGTACTTCCGCCGAGGTCGGCATCCATTCGCTGCGCGGCGGCGACGTCGTGGGCGACCACACGGTGATCTTTGCGGCGCTGGGCGAACGCCTCGAGCTCACGCACAAGGCGAGTGACCGTGCGATCTTTGCCCAAGGCGCACTGCGGGCGGCACGGTGGATCGTGAACCAGCCGGCTGGCGTGTACGACATGCAGGATGTGCTCGGACTGAAGTGA
- a CDS encoding DUF1302 domain-containing protein, which produces MQSLRMFSFRGRVGAVALALCGLATLANPVQAVPFSAGELKGNFDSTLSFGAMYRLYDPSADYYGISATYNGVPGLQNSVNADDGNLNYGRGLASALVKGSHDLEFKYRNFGGLVRGYWFYDFKADDTDRTKLSDLAKDRVVHGGQLLDMYVRTTFELQNSAPVELRVGRQVLSLGESTFIPNGLNIVNPADLSKLRTPGSEIKEALLPVNMIKASVGLTSNITVEPFVLLEFRRNELEPAGTFFSTNDVATRGGNTVWLGFGSIADRYSTIGGIPRDRDRDAQNYGQWGVAVRAMVPQIQDTEFGLYYARYSSRSPILSAFTPTAGISSALVQSTAVSIAQGTLAPALVNAGLPPTSVPGAVQTLLGAALTGVPASALPANLQPFYPAAATIAANAGKVGLLTAAGAARYFAEYPEDIYMYGASFNTSIGTTGISWQGEVGLKEDVPLQVDDVELLFAALSSLSPKFGASNQIGSYLGQYNREISGYRRHNVWTAQTTLTKVFGPMLGSQQFTLLGEVGGVWVNLPSKDVLRYDSSGTFTSGSQTAMDNTGFAQYAATPASAFADKFSWGYAVLGRLEYSGLLPNITTLPSVAFTHDVRGNTPLPLGNFLQDRKSVTVGVEFSYRNALSVELRYVNFFGAGKYNLMADRDFFTTTVKYSF; this is translated from the coding sequence ATGCAATCCCTACGGATGTTTTCGTTTCGCGGCCGCGTTGGTGCGGTGGCGCTCGCGTTGTGCGGCCTGGCCACTCTGGCCAATCCCGTCCAAGCCGTGCCGTTTTCGGCGGGCGAGTTGAAGGGCAACTTCGACAGCACGCTCTCGTTCGGCGCGATGTATCGACTGTACGACCCGAGTGCAGATTACTACGGCATCTCGGCCACCTACAACGGTGTCCCCGGCCTGCAGAACTCGGTCAATGCGGACGATGGCAACCTGAACTATGGCCGCGGTCTTGCCTCCGCCCTGGTCAAGGGCTCGCACGACCTCGAATTCAAGTATCGGAATTTCGGCGGACTCGTCCGCGGCTACTGGTTCTACGACTTCAAGGCGGACGACACCGACCGGACGAAGCTGAGCGATCTGGCGAAGGATCGCGTCGTGCACGGCGGCCAGCTGCTCGACATGTATGTGCGCACGACGTTCGAGCTACAGAACTCCGCACCAGTCGAATTGCGCGTCGGCCGCCAGGTCCTGAGTCTCGGCGAGAGCACCTTCATCCCGAACGGTCTCAATATCGTCAACCCCGCGGACCTCTCGAAGCTCCGCACGCCGGGTTCCGAGATCAAGGAGGCGCTCCTGCCCGTGAATATGATCAAGGCCTCGGTGGGGCTGACGTCGAACATCACGGTCGAGCCCTTCGTGCTGCTCGAGTTTCGCCGCAATGAACTCGAGCCGGCCGGCACCTTCTTCTCGACCAACGATGTCGCCACGCGCGGCGGAAACACGGTGTGGCTCGGCTTCGGCAGCATCGCGGACCGCTACAGCACGATCGGCGGCATCCCGCGTGACCGGGACCGCGACGCGCAAAACTATGGTCAGTGGGGCGTCGCGGTGCGCGCGATGGTGCCACAGATCCAGGACACCGAGTTCGGGCTTTATTATGCGCGATACTCCAGCCGCTCGCCGATCCTGAGCGCGTTCACGCCCACGGCCGGCATCAGCTCGGCGCTGGTTCAGTCCACGGCGGTTTCGATCGCGCAGGGCACCTTGGCGCCGGCTCTGGTCAACGCCGGCCTCCCGCCGACCTCCGTGCCGGGAGCCGTCCAGACATTGCTCGGTGCCGCCCTTACGGGCGTCCCGGCGAGCGCGCTGCCGGCCAACCTGCAGCCGTTCTATCCCGCCGCCGCCACCATCGCGGCCAACGCGGGCAAGGTCGGCCTGCTGACCGCTGCCGGCGCCGCCCGCTATTTTGCGGAGTATCCGGAGGACATCTACATGTACGGTGCCAGCTTCAACACCTCGATCGGCACCACCGGCATCTCCTGGCAGGGTGAAGTTGGCCTCAAGGAGGATGTGCCCCTGCAGGTCGACGACGTCGAACTCCTGTTCGCCGCGCTCTCGAGCCTCTCGCCGAAGTTCGGCGCGAGTAATCAAATCGGAAGCTATCTCGGCCAGTACAACCGGGAGATCTCCGGCTATCGCCGCCATAACGTGTGGACTGCGCAGACCACGCTGACGAAGGTCTTCGGCCCAATGCTCGGCTCCCAGCAGTTCACCCTGCTCGGTGAAGTCGGCGGCGTCTGGGTCAACCTTCCCTCGAAGGACGTGCTCCGGTACGACTCCTCCGGCACCTTTACCTCGGGCAGCCAGACCGCAATGGACAACACCGGCTTTGCGCAATATGCGGCCACGCCCGCGAGCGCGTTTGCCGACAAGTTCTCCTGGGGTTACGCGGTGCTCGGGCGGCTTGAGTATTCGGGCCTGCTGCCGAACATCACCACGCTGCCGTCCGTCGCCTTCACCCATGATGTGCGCGGCAATACCCCCCTCCCGCTCGGCAACTTCCTCCAGGACCGCAAGAGCGTGACCGTCGGCGTCGAGTTCAGCTACCGCAACGCGCTCTCGGTTGAGCTGCGGTACGTCAACTTCTTCGGTGCTGGTAAATACAATCTGATGGCCGACCGGGATTTCTTCACCACCACGGTGAAATACTCGTTCTAA
- a CDS encoding PilT/PilU family type 4a pilus ATPase: MATVTPHTELFNELLKLAVESGVSDVIIKSNKPGYVRIAGKLKPVDMDPITCPEAEAFVSEHVPRVFRAKWEEEGQVDFAYAAEGVGRFRVNAFHQRGLVSIVMRHIKSSVPSFAQLGLGETESALVRLSQAKDGILLVCGATGSGKSSTMAAMLNWINQNLDKHIVTIEDPIEYTFQDDKSLFQQREIGLDVPSFGLAIKAVLRQNPDIILIGEMRDRETFETAISAAETGHLVFSTMHAATVAQSLTRLFEFFPAEEVVQARRAIAGSLRGFICQKLIPTAEGHGRVPANEILYADATVKNLILEGQNEKIQGLLESNADSATFSFNKDLYRLWKAGKINKQDALKHSPNPQQLEMNMKGIFIKS; this comes from the coding sequence ATGGCGACCGTCACACCTCACACGGAATTGTTCAACGAGTTGCTCAAGCTCGCCGTGGAGAGCGGCGTCAGCGACGTCATCATCAAATCGAACAAGCCCGGCTACGTGCGGATCGCGGGCAAACTCAAGCCGGTGGACATGGATCCGATCACGTGCCCGGAGGCCGAGGCCTTCGTGAGCGAGCACGTGCCGCGGGTCTTTCGCGCGAAATGGGAAGAGGAGGGGCAGGTCGATTTCGCGTACGCCGCCGAGGGCGTGGGGCGGTTTCGCGTGAACGCCTTTCACCAACGCGGCCTGGTCAGCATCGTGATGCGGCACATCAAGAGCAGCGTGCCCAGCTTTGCCCAACTCGGGCTCGGCGAGACCGAATCGGCCCTCGTTCGCCTCAGCCAGGCGAAGGACGGCATTCTGCTGGTGTGCGGCGCCACCGGCTCCGGCAAGAGCTCCACGATGGCCGCGATGCTGAACTGGATTAACCAGAATCTCGACAAACACATCGTCACCATCGAGGACCCGATCGAATACACCTTCCAGGACGACAAGTCCCTCTTCCAGCAACGGGAGATCGGGCTCGACGTCCCCAGCTTCGGCCTGGCGATCAAGGCCGTGCTCCGCCAGAACCCCGACATCATCCTGATCGGCGAGATGCGCGACCGGGAGACTTTCGAGACCGCCATCTCCGCCGCCGAAACCGGCCACCTGGTGTTCTCCACCATGCACGCCGCGACGGTCGCCCAATCTCTCACGCGCCTGTTCGAGTTCTTTCCCGCCGAAGAGGTGGTACAAGCCCGCCGCGCGATCGCGGGGTCGCTGCGCGGCTTCATCTGTCAGAAGCTCATCCCGACCGCCGAGGGCCATGGTCGCGTCCCGGCCAACGAGATTCTCTACGCCGATGCCACGGTGAAGAATCTCATCCTGGAAGGGCAGAACGAGAAGATCCAGGGGCTGCTCGAGAGCAACGCGGACTCCGCCACCTTCTCCTTCAACAAGGACCTCTACCGCCTGTGGAAGGCCGGGAAGATCAACAAACAAGACGCCCTCAAGCACTCCCCGAATCCGCAGCAACTGGAGATGAACATGAAGGGCATTTTCATTAAGAGCTGA
- the uvrA gene encoding excinuclease ABC subunit UvrA, with protein sequence MQVATTIHVKGAREHNLKNLELRIPRGKLVVITGPSGSGKSSLAFDTIYAEGYRKYIESLSTQARQVLDQLKRPDVDFIHGLSPVLAIEQRTGAGGPRTTIATATEIADYAQLLWALAGEQYCPKDGGRIIQRSLDDNVQRVLAECAGCRVMLLAPFMRAKPSVLRDELPRLRQRGFQRVRLNGEIKTLDDPKILPVGVGTREIAVDLVVDRLVASVDQRSRLADSLELAFREGKDRAIVLAQRTADEPWRELLLSESLACEICGDVFDKLTPRHFSFSHREGACPSCDGIGRKLKFVPELIVPDPEKSVREGAIKPWRIGGKNLIIKHNALLKQLAEQLPFDADVPWRKLPEETRRVLLVGAGDRQFAFKLRRMREAKAMPFAGVIADLEESFRHTDSEGFRARLTAYMISGDCPECHGSRLNARSGAVLIRDQPVPETAPAANAVAPGQPAAPLPPALTFPQFMALDVETAHGFARRLVAAHGNNDALRDVVTGIEQRLHFLLETGLGYLTLERDYGTLSGGEAQRVRLATQLGMGLVGVIYVLDEPSIGLHPHDNQKLLETLVALRDRGNTVLVVEHDEDTMRAADELIELGPEAGIEGGYLLFQGTPDACMQLPLKASRTGPYLARKMSVVRDTKVKPPDGAWLTVREARANNLKGIDVKFPVGLLTCVTGVSGSGKSTLVLDILAAAAARKLNGARAIPAPHRQIENLDFFEKLVQVDQEPIGRSPRSNPASYVDLLPLLRDLYAQAPLAKVRGYKASRFSFNVRGGRCERCQGDGVIKLDMQFMPDAYAPCPSCGGRRFNRETLEILFHGRSIADVLDMTVREAIQLFRNIPRVIDKLETLEAVGLGYLTLGQSATTLSGGEAQRIKLSLELSKRQQGSTLYILDEPTTGLHWTDIQKLMDLLFKLRDAGNTVIIIEHNLDVINLADWLIDLGPGGGRHGGQLIYAGSRADIETEPGSLTGEALRRWAAAGK encoded by the coding sequence ATGCAGGTCGCGACCACCATCCACGTTAAAGGCGCACGGGAGCACAACTTAAAGAACCTGGAGCTGCGGATTCCGCGCGGCAAACTCGTCGTTATCACCGGTCCGAGCGGCTCGGGGAAGTCGTCGCTTGCGTTCGATACCATCTACGCGGAGGGCTACCGGAAATACATCGAATCGCTGAGCACGCAGGCCCGCCAGGTGCTCGATCAGCTCAAGCGCCCCGACGTCGATTTCATACACGGCCTGTCGCCGGTGCTCGCGATCGAGCAGCGCACCGGAGCTGGCGGCCCGCGCACCACGATCGCCACTGCGACGGAGATTGCCGATTACGCCCAGCTCCTGTGGGCGCTCGCTGGCGAACAGTATTGTCCCAAGGACGGCGGCCGGATCATTCAACGTTCCCTCGACGACAATGTGCAGCGGGTGCTCGCCGAATGTGCGGGCTGCCGGGTGATGCTGTTGGCGCCCTTCATGCGCGCAAAACCCAGCGTGCTGCGCGATGAACTGCCCCGCCTGCGCCAGCGCGGCTTTCAGCGCGTGCGTCTCAACGGCGAGATCAAGACCCTCGACGACCCGAAAATTCTCCCGGTAGGCGTGGGGACGAGGGAGATTGCGGTCGACCTGGTGGTCGACCGGCTGGTCGCGTCCGTCGACCAACGCAGCCGTCTCGCAGACTCGCTCGAGCTCGCGTTTCGCGAGGGCAAGGACCGCGCCATCGTCCTCGCGCAACGCACGGCGGACGAGCCCTGGCGCGAGTTGCTGCTCAGTGAATCGCTCGCGTGCGAGATTTGCGGCGACGTTTTCGACAAGCTCACGCCGCGACACTTCTCCTTCAGCCATCGTGAGGGCGCCTGCCCGTCCTGCGACGGCATTGGCCGCAAGCTGAAATTTGTCCCGGAGTTGATCGTGCCCGACCCGGAGAAGAGTGTGCGTGAGGGCGCGATCAAGCCGTGGCGGATCGGCGGGAAAAATCTCATCATCAAGCACAATGCCCTGCTGAAGCAGCTGGCTGAGCAACTGCCCTTCGATGCCGACGTGCCGTGGCGCAAGCTGCCCGAGGAGACGCGCCGCGTCCTGCTCGTCGGCGCGGGAGACCGGCAGTTTGCCTTCAAGCTGCGGCGCATGCGCGAGGCCAAGGCCATGCCTTTCGCCGGCGTCATTGCGGACCTCGAAGAAAGTTTCCGGCACACGGATAGTGAGGGCTTCCGCGCGCGGCTGACCGCCTACATGATCAGCGGCGATTGCCCGGAGTGTCACGGCTCGCGGCTCAACGCGCGCAGCGGCGCCGTCCTCATCCGCGATCAGCCCGTGCCGGAAACCGCCCCGGCGGCCAACGCGGTCGCGCCCGGACAGCCCGCCGCGCCGCTGCCGCCGGCCCTCACATTCCCGCAGTTCATGGCCCTTGACGTGGAGACCGCGCACGGTTTCGCGCGCCGCCTGGTGGCCGCGCATGGCAACAACGACGCGTTGCGCGATGTGGTGACCGGCATCGAGCAACGCCTCCACTTTCTGCTCGAGACCGGCCTTGGCTACCTGACGCTGGAACGCGACTATGGCACGCTCTCGGGCGGCGAGGCCCAGCGCGTGCGGCTGGCCACCCAACTCGGCATGGGCCTGGTCGGTGTCATCTATGTCTTGGATGAGCCGAGCATCGGCCTGCATCCGCACGACAACCAGAAACTCCTCGAGACGCTCGTCGCGCTCCGCGATCGCGGGAACACCGTGCTCGTGGTGGAGCACGACGAGGACACCATGCGCGCGGCCGACGAACTCATCGAACTCGGGCCCGAGGCCGGCATCGAGGGCGGGTACCTGCTGTTCCAGGGCACTCCGGACGCCTGCATGCAGCTCCCGCTCAAAGCCTCGCGGACTGGGCCCTATCTCGCGCGCAAAATGTCGGTGGTTCGCGACACCAAGGTGAAGCCGCCCGACGGCGCGTGGCTGACCGTGCGGGAGGCGCGCGCGAACAACCTCAAGGGCATCGACGTGAAGTTCCCCGTCGGATTGCTGACGTGCGTCACCGGCGTCAGCGGCTCGGGCAAGAGCACGCTCGTGCTGGACATCCTGGCCGCCGCCGCCGCCCGCAAACTGAATGGCGCCCGCGCCATTCCGGCGCCCCATCGCCAAATCGAGAACCTCGATTTCTTCGAGAAGCTCGTGCAGGTCGACCAGGAGCCGATCGGCCGCAGCCCGCGCTCCAACCCGGCGAGCTATGTCGATCTGCTGCCGCTGCTGCGCGACCTCTACGCCCAGGCTCCGCTCGCCAAGGTGCGCGGCTACAAGGCGAGCCGGTTCTCGTTCAACGTCCGCGGCGGTCGCTGCGAGCGGTGCCAGGGCGATGGCGTGATCAAGCTCGACATGCAGTTCATGCCCGACGCCTACGCGCCGTGCCCGAGCTGCGGCGGGCGGCGCTTCAATCGTGAGACCCTGGAGATTCTGTTCCACGGTCGCTCCATCGCGGACGTCCTGGACATGACCGTGCGCGAGGCGATTCAGCTCTTCCGCAACATCCCGCGCGTCATCGACAAGCTCGAGACGCTCGAGGCGGTCGGACTCGGCTACCTCACGTTGGGGCAGTCCGCCACGACGCTTTCGGGCGGCGAGGCCCAACGCATTAAGCTGTCGCTTGAGCTCAGCAAGCGGCAGCAGGGATCGACGCTCTACATCCTCGACGAACCGACCACCGGGCTGCACTGGACCGATATCCAGAAGCTGATGGACCTGCTGTTCAAACTCCGCGACGCCGGCAACACGGTGATCATCATCGAGCACAACCTCGACGTGATCAACCTGGCCGACTGGTTGATCGATCTGGGCCCGGGCGGCGGTCGCCACGGCGGCCAGTTGATCTACGCGGGGTCGCGGGCCGACATCGAAACCGAGCCCGGCTCGCTGACGGGCGAGGCGCTGCGCCGGTGGGCGGCGGCGGGAAAGTAG
- a CDS encoding alpha/beta hydrolase produces the protein MHLSPRLVLCLALALVAPLLSRAAPPIIDLWPEGVPGLKPDAGPEREENGRFLNIHHPTLTVFAPPPGKANGTAVIYAPGGGYVRVAAGLNGGELTTWLNSLGVTVFMLKYRNAEYGHPAPLQDALRAVRMVRSRAAEFGVKPDRIGMLGGSAGGHLTACAGTLADAPEGRTGAALDPVNGRPDFMILVFPVISMQPPYGHAASIRALLGDNPSPELRHHLSVDAQVTAQTPPTFLVHSTEDRTVVVENSLLFFQAMRRANRPIEMHLYPKGPHGAGMDPKLGPTADWPKLCEAWMRFNGWLPSRN, from the coding sequence ATGCACCTCAGCCCCCGTCTCGTGCTCTGCCTCGCGCTGGCGCTCGTCGCGCCGCTGCTGTCGCGCGCCGCCCCGCCCATCATCGATCTCTGGCCGGAGGGAGTCCCGGGGCTGAAGCCGGACGCCGGTCCCGAACGGGAGGAGAATGGACGTTTTCTGAACATCCATCATCCGACCCTCACCGTTTTTGCCCCGCCGCCGGGAAAGGCGAATGGCACGGCGGTGATCTATGCCCCGGGTGGGGGATATGTACGCGTGGCGGCGGGCCTCAACGGTGGCGAGCTCACGACCTGGCTGAACTCACTCGGCGTGACCGTGTTCATGCTCAAGTATCGCAACGCTGAGTACGGGCACCCCGCGCCGCTGCAGGATGCATTGCGCGCGGTGCGGATGGTGCGGTCGCGCGCCGCGGAATTTGGCGTGAAGCCGGACCGGATCGGGATGCTCGGCGGTTCCGCCGGCGGCCATCTCACGGCCTGTGCCGGAACCCTCGCCGACGCGCCGGAGGGCCGCACCGGCGCGGCGCTCGACCCGGTGAACGGCCGCCCCGACTTCATGATTCTGGTGTTCCCGGTGATTTCCATGCAGCCGCCGTACGGCCATGCGGCCTCGATTCGCGCGCTGCTGGGGGACAATCCATCGCCGGAGCTGCGGCACCACCTTTCCGTCGACGCGCAGGTCACCGCGCAGACACCGCCGACATTTCTCGTGCACTCCACCGAGGACCGGACCGTGGTCGTCGAAAACAGCCTGCTGTTCTTCCAGGCGATGCGCCGGGCCAACCGCCCCATCGAGATGCACCTGTATCCGAAGGGGCCGCACGGAGCGGGCATGGATCCGAAGCTCGGCCCGACCGCCGACTGGCCCAAGCTGTGCGAGGCCTGGATGCGCTTCAACGGCTGGTTGCCATCCCGGAACTGA
- the dapA gene encoding 4-hydroxy-tetrahydrodipicolinate synthase, translating into MKLRPLTGTITALVTPFSDGDVAYEDLKKLVAHQIKGGINGLVPVGTTGESPTLGYNEHIDVIRFVVEQARGRVPVIAGTGSNSTREAIELTRLADEAGADAMLLVAPYYNKPSQEGLYQHFAQVAEETDKPLILYSIPGRCGIEISVGVLERLRAKYRHVAWIKEAGGSVDRVDQIKQALGSDMTVLSGDDSLTLPFLSVGAEGVISVASNLFPREVGKMVQAALGNDFAQATKLHRRLYPVFKALFLEPNPVPIKAALARAGIISSPEVRLPLCGMADANAKLLTQALAKLR; encoded by the coding sequence ATGAAACTCCGCCCGCTCACTGGCACGATTACCGCCCTTGTGACGCCGTTTTCCGACGGCGATGTTGCTTACGAAGACCTGAAGAAACTGGTGGCGCATCAGATCAAAGGTGGGATCAATGGTCTGGTGCCGGTGGGCACGACCGGCGAATCGCCGACCTTGGGTTACAACGAGCACATCGACGTGATTCGTTTCGTGGTTGAGCAGGCGCGTGGCCGGGTGCCGGTCATCGCCGGGACGGGCTCAAATTCCACGCGCGAGGCCATCGAGTTGACGCGTCTCGCCGACGAAGCGGGCGCGGACGCGATGCTGCTCGTCGCCCCCTACTACAACAAGCCGAGCCAGGAGGGGCTGTATCAGCATTTCGCGCAGGTCGCCGAGGAGACCGACAAGCCGCTTATCCTCTACTCCATCCCGGGCCGCTGCGGCATCGAGATCAGCGTGGGCGTGCTGGAGCGCCTCCGCGCCAAGTACCGCCACGTCGCCTGGATCAAGGAGGCCGGCGGCAGCGTCGACCGGGTTGACCAGATCAAGCAGGCGCTTGGTTCGGACATGACGGTCCTGAGCGGCGACGACTCGCTCACGCTGCCCTTCCTCTCCGTCGGCGCCGAAGGCGTGATCAGCGTCGCGTCGAATCTCTTCCCGCGTGAGGTGGGCAAGATGGTGCAGGCGGCGCTGGGGAATGATTTCGCGCAGGCCACGAAGCTCCACCGGCGCCTGTATCCGGTTTTCAAGGCGCTCTTCCTCGAACCCAACCCGGTGCCGATCAAGGCCGCCCTGGCCCGCGCCGGCATCATCAGTTCGCCCGAGGTCCGCCTGCCGCTCTGTGGCATGGCGGACGCGAACGCGAAGCTGCTCACCCAGGCGCTCGCGAAGCTGCGCTGA
- the ruvA gene encoding Holliday junction branch migration protein RuvA yields the protein MITSIQGTLTAATPLRAIVALNGFEYEVHIPVTTAEKLPATGTTVKLHTLVIYREDAQTLYGFATPAERDFFRLLIENVTGVGPKLALTIMSRLSLPSLESAIRLGDIATLSKCPGIGKKTAERLVVELKAKLGAADTPVALGEHEAAAEAGPSAHRDAVAALIALGYKAADADQAVRRAALALGATATTEALIKRALA from the coding sequence ATGATCACCTCCATCCAGGGAACCCTGACGGCCGCGACGCCGTTGCGTGCGATCGTCGCCTTGAACGGGTTCGAGTACGAGGTGCACATCCCGGTGACCACCGCCGAGAAGCTGCCGGCCACGGGGACGACGGTGAAGCTGCACACGCTCGTGATCTACCGGGAGGACGCGCAGACGCTGTACGGATTTGCCACTCCGGCCGAACGCGATTTTTTCCGGCTGTTGATCGAGAACGTGACGGGAGTCGGCCCCAAGCTCGCGCTGACGATCATGAGCCGGCTCTCCCTGCCCTCCCTGGAGAGCGCGATCCGGCTCGGCGACATTGCGACGCTTTCGAAATGCCCGGGCATCGGCAAGAAGACGGCGGAACGGCTGGTCGTGGAACTCAAGGCGAAGCTCGGCGCCGCCGACACGCCGGTGGCCCTGGGCGAGCACGAGGCGGCCGCAGAGGCGGGACCGAGCGCGCATCGCGACGCCGTGGCCGCGCTGATCGCGCTCGGCTACAAAGCCGCGGATGCCGATCAGGCCGTGCGCCGCGCCGCTTTGGCGTTGGGCGCGACGGCCACGACCGAAGCGTTGATCAAGAGGGCGCTGGCCTGA